The following coding sequences are from one Lolium rigidum isolate FL_2022 chromosome 6, APGP_CSIRO_Lrig_0.1, whole genome shotgun sequence window:
- the LOC124665413 gene encoding rhomboid-like protein 20, with protein sequence MQGGGVSGFQNAPVTRALVLASGLLSIVFSANRRARALGLSYQDIIKNFRVWRIFASGFAFQSTPELMFGLYLLYYFRVFERQIGSNKYSVFSLFTITVSLLLEILSLVLLKDTNYISTLASGPYGLIFASFIPFFLDIPITSRFRIFGVNFSDKSFIYLAGLQLLLSSWKRSFIPGICGLIAGSLYRLNVLGVRRKKLPQIIAAFFTRFFASPSGSSSRPSRSLVGNMPSHTGRAVQNQPSTGFAPVVEPPESSIAMLVSMGFDSNAARQALVQARNDINVATNILLEAQSH encoded by the exons ATGCAGGGCGGAGGCGTCTCCGGATTCC AGAACGCGCCGGTGACGCGGGCCCTCGTCCTCGCCAGTGGCCTCCTCTCCATCGTCTTCAGCGCAAACCGCCGCGCCCGCGCCCTTGGCCTCTCTTACCAG GACATTATCAAAAACTTTCGAGTATGGAGGATATTTGCATCTGGTTTTGCCTTTCAGTCAACACCAGAATTGATGTTTGGACTATACCTTCTGTATTACTTCCGTGTGTTTGAGAGGCAGATAGGCTCTAACAAATACTCG GTATTTAGTTTATTCACAATCACAGTGTCATTACTTCTTGAGAttctatccttggttcttctgaaAG ATACAAATTACATCAGCACTCTTGCATCTGGACCTTATGGCCTTATATTTGCCTCATTTATTCCTTTCTTCCTCGACATTCCAATCACGTCACGATTTCGTATTTTTGGTGTTAATTTCAGTGACAAATCATTCATATACCTTGCTGGCCTGCAG CTTCTTTTGTCTTCTTGGAAGCGCTCCTTTATTCCTGGCATTTGTGGTCTGATTGCTGGTTCGCTCTATCGTCTCAATGTGCTTGGTGTTCGCCGGAAGAAG CTGCCACAGATTATTGCAGCATTTTTCACAAGATTTTTTGCATCTCCTTCCGGAAGTTCATCTCGGCCCTCAAGAAGTCTTGTTGGGAACATGCCATCGCATACAGGTCGTGCTGTTCAG AATCAGCCGTCTACTGGATTTGCTCCTGTCGTGGAGCCCCCAGAGTCCTCCATTGCTATGCTGGTTTCGATGGGCTTTGATAGCAATGCTGCGAGACAAGCGCTTGTGCAAGCCAGAAATGATATCAATGTAGCCACAAACATCCTACTTGAAGCGCAGTCTCATTGA